The Pseudomonas pergaminensis nucleotide sequence CGCGATATCCTGCAGCAGATTGGCTAGTGGATTTTCCAGCCGATTGGTCATTGGTCCTGTCACTCCCAGGCACTAGCCTGTGCACTGACACCCGACCTCGGAGACCCTCGTCATGCCAGCCTGTGCCTGCAACACTGTCCATGTCCGTGCGGCGGCCGGGCGCTCAAGTGAACTGGGCGAGCGCCTGCAGCAGATAGCCAATGCCGTGCGCACCACCCCTGGCTGCCTGGACTACGCCGTGCAACGCGACCCGCTGGACCCCGACCTCTGGACCGTCAGCGGCCGTTGGACCAGTGCCGAACAGCTCGTTGCGCACTTCCGGTTGCCGGCCCTGCAAGGGTTTATCGAATTGACCGGCGAACACCTGGCACGCCGCCTGGATTTCGACCACTGAGGCATTGGTCTCCTGCTCTTTGCCGGGATTGGTCATTGGTTACCCAGGCACGGCGGCGTAGGGTGAAGCGGTCTCGAACTACTCGGAAACCTCGCCATGAAACGACTGCTCGCCGCCTCGCTGATGCTCGCCTCCCTCAGTGCCTTTGCCCACGAACCGGTGTACAACCAGGAATCGATCAAGGTGCTGCAAGAACATGCCTTGACCAACGTCCCCGGCAAGAAAACCATCATGCTCACCGTCGACTATGCCCCCGGCCAGGCCACCGTACCCCACAGCCACACCGGCACCGCCGTGGCCTACGTGCTGGAAGGCGCGATCACCTCGCGGGTGAATGATGAGAAAGCAAAAACCTACAAGGTCGGTGAATCGTTCTACGAACCGGCAGGTTCGCGGCACTTCGAATCGAGCAATGCCAGCCAGACCAAACCGGCCAAGTTGCTGGTGGTGATCGTCCTGGATGACAAGGCGCAAGTGCTCACGCCCCTGCCTAAACAATAAAACCCTATAGGCCAAGCTTGCCGGTGATAGGGGATTAACATTCAACCCTTTCGCTGAATGACAAACCGCCATCGCCGGCAAGCCAACTCCCACATTTGAATCGCGGGCACCGTTAGACGGTGGTCGGCTGCCAGGCCAGCTCCTACAGGTCCAGCCACGTAGGGTCAGTCATTCAGGGACGCTTGAACTGACGGCGCAACTGCTCAACCCGCTCACGACAGGCACACCCTTCAAGGTGATCATTGACCATCCCCATCGCCTGCATCAATGCATACATCGTGGTCGGCCCCACAAACGTCCAACCACGCTTCTTCAACGCTTTGGACAACCGCACCGACGCCGGTGACGTTGGATTCCCCGTCCAATAAGCCAGGTCCACCACAGCCGGACGCTCCTCATCACCTGGCTCAAACGCCCACAACCAGCGCGCCAGCGAACCGGTCTCATCCACCAACTCACACGCCCGGCGCGCATTGTTGATGGTGGAGACGATCTTGGCCCGATTGCGCACGATGCCCGGGTCCCGCATCAGCCGCTCGATCTGCGCGTCGCCATACTGCGCCACCCGGCGAAAATCAAACCCGTCGAACGCCGCGCGGAACTGCTCGCGCTTACGCAAAATGGTGATCCAGGCCATGCCGGCCTGAAAGCCCTCCAGGCAGATCTTCTCGTACAGCTGGATATCGTCCGCCACCGGCACGCCCCACTCCGCGTCGTGATAACGCGGGTATTCCGGCGCCGCCGTGCGCCAAGTGCAGTGGGTGTGCCCGCTGTCGTCAGTGGTCAGTCCTGGTACGTCCATCCATCACCTCATGTGCCGAGCGGCGGATGATAAGCGAAAAAAATTCCAACCCGCCAACCGCTCAAGCATCGCCTTTACCGACCAACTGGTCAGACCGGGACCTGCCAACCGTCAAATAATTGCTTGTGATTTCAAAAATACCGGGCGTAGACTGGCCCCGCACTGGACTTACCGGTATGACCACAACAATTAAGCCCTGGAACCACCAGGGCACCGAATAGAGATCCCTCCCATGCTCAGATGGTGCTCGCGTTCGATTTTCCTGCAAGTCGTGATTGGCCTGATGCTCGGCATAATCTGCGGCCTGGCCCTTCCCGAATTCTCCTCGCAACTCAAACCCCTGGGTGACGGCTTTATCAAGCTGATCAAGATGCTGATCGGCCTGATCGTATTCTGCGTGGTGGTCAGTGGCATTTCCGGCGCCGGCGACTTGAAGAAAGTCGGGCGTATCGGCCTCAAGTCGGTGATCTACTTTGAGGTCCTGACCACCGTCGCGCTGGTGATCGGCCTGGTCATGGCTTTCAGCACCGGTATCGGCCAAGGCGCCAATATCCACCTTGAGCAGTTGTCGTCGGCGGGCCTGAATGAACTGGCCGACAAGGGCCAGCACATCCGTGGCACCAGCCAGTTCCTCATGGACTTGATCCCCAACTCGGTGATCGGCGCCTTTGCCGACAATAACGTGTTGCAGGTGTTGCTGTTCTCGGTACTGTTCGGCAGTGCGTTGAACCTGGTGGGCGAAGCCGCCTCGGGCATCTCGCGGCTGATCAATGAACTGAGCCATGTGATCTTCCGCATCATGGGCATGATCGTGCGCCTCGCTCCCATCGGTGTGTTCGGCGCGATTGCGTTTACAACCAGCACCTATGGCCTGGATTCCCTGCAACACCTGGGCAGCCTGGTGGGATTGTTCTACCTGACCTGCTTTGCCTTCGTCGGCCTGATCCTCGGCCTGGTAATGCGTCTGTCGGGCCTGCGCATGCTGCCTTTGCTCAAATACCTGCGTGAAGAGCTGCTGATCGTGATGGGCACCGCCTCCTCCGACGCCGTGCTGCCACAGATCATGCGTAAACTTGAACATCTGGGCATCGGCAGCTCCACCGTGGGTCTGGTGATCCCAACGGGGTATTCGTTCAACCTCGACGGGTTCTCCATCTACCTGACCCTGGCCATCGTGTTTATCGCCAACGCCACCGGCACGCCGCTGTCGATGACTGATCTGATGACCATCCTGCTGGTATCGCTGATCACCTCCAAAGGCGCCCACGGCATACCCGGCTCGGCCCTGGTGATTCTGGCGGCGACGCTCACGGCGATTCCGGCGATCCCGGTGGTGGGCCTGGTGCTGGTGCTGGCGGTGGATTGGTTCATGGGCATCGGTCGTGCATTGACTAACCTGATCGGCAACTGTGTGGCAACCGTGGCCATTGCGCGCTGGGAGAAAGATATCGATATCCAGCGTGCCAACAAGGTGCTCGACGGCCAGCAAGGGTATGCCTTCCAGGCCAAGAAACCGGTATTGCCCGCGCACCAAGAGTTCTGACCGATTTCATGAGCGACACCGTTCAAATATGGGAGTGGGCTTGCTCGCGAAAGCGCTGGGTCAGTCACAGATGTATTGACTGAATAACCGCATTCGCGAGCAAGCCCGCTCCCACAGTTAAGA carries:
- a CDS encoding putative quinol monooxygenase; this translates as MPACACNTVHVRAAAGRSSELGERLQQIANAVRTTPGCLDYAVQRDPLDPDLWTVSGRWTSAEQLVAHFRLPALQGFIELTGEHLARRLDFDH
- a CDS encoding cupin domain-containing protein produces the protein MKRLLAASLMLASLSAFAHEPVYNQESIKVLQEHALTNVPGKKTIMLTVDYAPGQATVPHSHTGTAVAYVLEGAITSRVNDEKAKTYKVGESFYEPAGSRHFESSNASQTKPAKLLVVIVLDDKAQVLTPLPKQ
- a CDS encoding DNA-3-methyladenine glycosylase I, whose product is MDVPGLTTDDSGHTHCTWRTAAPEYPRYHDAEWGVPVADDIQLYEKICLEGFQAGMAWITILRKREQFRAAFDGFDFRRVAQYGDAQIERLMRDPGIVRNRAKIVSTINNARRACELVDETGSLARWLWAFEPGDEERPAVVDLAYWTGNPTSPASVRLSKALKKRGWTFVGPTTMYALMQAMGMVNDHLEGCACRERVEQLRRQFKRP
- a CDS encoding C4-dicarboxylate transporter DctA, giving the protein MEIPPMLRWCSRSIFLQVVIGLMLGIICGLALPEFSSQLKPLGDGFIKLIKMLIGLIVFCVVVSGISGAGDLKKVGRIGLKSVIYFEVLTTVALVIGLVMAFSTGIGQGANIHLEQLSSAGLNELADKGQHIRGTSQFLMDLIPNSVIGAFADNNVLQVLLFSVLFGSALNLVGEAASGISRLINELSHVIFRIMGMIVRLAPIGVFGAIAFTTSTYGLDSLQHLGSLVGLFYLTCFAFVGLILGLVMRLSGLRMLPLLKYLREELLIVMGTASSDAVLPQIMRKLEHLGIGSSTVGLVIPTGYSFNLDGFSIYLTLAIVFIANATGTPLSMTDLMTILLVSLITSKGAHGIPGSALVILAATLTAIPAIPVVGLVLVLAVDWFMGIGRALTNLIGNCVATVAIARWEKDIDIQRANKVLDGQQGYAFQAKKPVLPAHQEF